A portion of the Candidatus Pristimantibacillus lignocellulolyticus genome contains these proteins:
- a CDS encoding MFS transporter yields the protein MSAIDNTIVATAMGTIVSELGGLEKFVWVTSAYMVTTMAGMPIFGKLSDMYGRKRFFVFGLTVFLIGSALCGLAQSIEQLSIYRAIQGIGGGALMPIAFTIIFDIFPPEKRGKMVGMLGAVFGLASLVGPLLGAYITDSIGWEWVFYINVPLGIVALFLIIRNYIETPIHTKQKIDWWGASTLVVAVVSLMFALELGGNKYDWNSTPIIALFASFALFFIVFFFVELRAEEPILPFFLFKRRLFASSQILAFLYGGTFIILTVYIPIFIQAVFGGSATSAGLFLTPMMLGSVAGSSVGGIFSTKTSYRNLMIISVVSYLAGMSLLSTLTPDTSRILLTVFMIIVGFGMGFSFSLLPTASQHNLEPRHRGTANSTNAFLRTLGMTMGITIFGTIQNKVFSNQLAESFKDAGFSNFSEMFNAGDTRQIFEPSVRETIPAPILEKIVDAMSSSISQIFLLAIIPIGIAAVFVFMMGNSRVIIEKKQDSPQ from the coding sequence ATGTCAGCAATTGACAATACGATTGTTGCAACTGCGATGGGAACGATTGTGTCTGAGCTTGGTGGTCTGGAGAAATTTGTGTGGGTAACATCAGCTTATATGGTAACAACGATGGCAGGGATGCCTATCTTTGGTAAATTATCTGATATGTATGGTAGGAAGAGATTTTTTGTATTTGGTTTAACCGTGTTTCTAATTGGTTCTGCTCTGTGTGGATTAGCACAATCAATTGAACAATTAAGCATTTATCGTGCGATTCAAGGTATCGGCGGCGGTGCATTAATGCCAATTGCTTTCACAATTATCTTCGATATTTTCCCGCCAGAGAAGCGCGGGAAAATGGTAGGAATGCTTGGTGCCGTATTTGGTCTTGCAAGTTTAGTAGGACCTTTACTTGGTGCATATATTACTGACTCTATCGGCTGGGAATGGGTATTTTACATCAATGTACCGCTAGGTATCGTTGCGTTATTTCTAATTATAAGAAATTATATAGAAACCCCTATCCATACAAAGCAAAAGATCGATTGGTGGGGAGCATCAACACTTGTGGTTGCGGTTGTCAGTCTAATGTTTGCTTTAGAACTAGGTGGTAATAAATACGATTGGAACTCAACTCCGATTATTGCATTATTCGCAAGCTTTGCTCTATTCTTTATTGTGTTTTTCTTTGTAGAATTGCGAGCAGAAGAACCTATATTACCATTTTTCTTATTCAAACGTCGTTTATTTGCTTCATCGCAAATTTTAGCGTTTCTATACGGTGGTACGTTTATAATATTGACCGTTTATATTCCAATTTTTATTCAAGCGGTATTCGGTGGTTCAGCAACAAGTGCCGGACTGTTTCTAACGCCGATGATGTTAGGTTCGGTAGCAGGTAGCTCGGTCGGTGGTATTTTTTCAACGAAAACAAGCTACCGTAACCTGATGATAATTTCTGTTGTTTCTTACCTTGCGGGAATGTCACTTCTAAGTACACTTACACCTGATACATCTAGAATTTTACTTACGGTGTTTATGATTATTGTAGGATTTGGAATGGGCTTCTCATTCTCATTATTACCTACTGCTTCACAACACAATTTGGAGCCACGTCATCGCGGTACAGCCAATTCTACGAATGCATTTCTTCGTACACTTGGTATGACGATGGGTATTACAATCTTCGGAACGATTCAAAATAAAGTGTTTTCTAATCAGCTAGCGGAAAGTTTCAAAGATGCTGGCTTTAGTAATTTCTCAGAAATGTTTAATGCAGGTGACACTAGACAAATTTTCGAGCCAAGTGTGCGTGAGACGATACCCGCACCAATTCTAGAGAAGATAGTAGATGCCATGTCGAGCTCAATCTCACAAATTTTCTTACTTGCCATTATTCCAATCGGAATAGCTGCCGTATTCGTCTTCATGATGGGCAATTCTCGAGTTATTATAGAGAAAAAACAAGATAGCCCGCAATAA
- a CDS encoding MarR family transcriptional regulator, producing the protein MRGLGNRTVLYQQVVATKLELNNNDYMSIDIMREKGPITAGELSKLSGLTTGSVTALIDRLEKHGYVRRENDPNDRRKVIIVPLYEDNEEVSNAYHPLHEAMMALGSEYTAEELELISRFLREASNVIETQTGYITAKPRD; encoded by the coding sequence ATGAGAGGTTTAGGAAATCGAACAGTCTTATATCAACAAGTTGTCGCAACCAAACTAGAATTGAACAATAACGATTACATGTCGATCGATATTATGCGTGAAAAAGGTCCAATTACTGCGGGTGAGCTTTCCAAATTATCTGGGCTTACAACAGGCAGCGTTACTGCTTTAATCGATCGATTAGAAAAACACGGCTATGTTCGACGTGAAAATGATCCTAATGATCGACGAAAAGTGATTATAGTCCCTTTATATGAGGATAATGAAGAAGTAAGTAATGCATATCATCCACTACATGAAGCAATGATGGCTTTAGGATCTGAATATACTGCGGAGGAACTTGAACTCATTTCTAGATTTTTAAGAGAAGCTAGTAACGTTATCGAAACACAAACGGGTTATATAACTGCGAAACCGCGTGATTAG
- a CDS encoding proline--tRNA ligase: protein MKQSKLLLSTLRESPSDAEVVSHQLMVRAGYIRQLAAGIYAYLPLGRKVLQRIENIIRQEMDRSDAQELLMPAIQPIELWKESGRNEVYGPELMRISDRHNREFALGPTHEEVITSLVRNEINSYRKLPVTLYQIQTKFRDERRPRFGLLRGREFLMKDAYSFDTDWEGLDNSYQSMYDAYHRIFTRIGLNYRAVEADAGAIGGEGGTHEFMALADIGEDTIAACSSCEYAANLEKAEASKQTSTSNVQNPLLVTELEQIHTPNTRTIDELVQFLQVDSSQILKTLLYIVDNAPVAVVVRGDHDVNEIKVSQYMSAETIMLAEKEQVEQFIKSEVGYIGPIGLNIPILIDASVLSIHDGIAGANVANYHYRHVNVSRDLDQTHVADFRNVVEGDSCPRCEQGTLQLHRGIEIGHVFKLGTKYSEKLSATFLDQSGRDKAMIMGCYGIGVSRILSAVVEQHHDEHGIIWPTALTPYHVHIIVISTKDEIQMQLVQQLETHLEKHGVEILIDDRDERPGVTFKDSDLIGIPYRIVVGKDAIHGNVEWVERRSITKELISADDAIQRVIGNISR, encoded by the coding sequence ATGAAACAAAGTAAACTATTACTATCCACATTACGAGAGTCTCCTTCTGATGCAGAAGTAGTGAGTCATCAACTTATGGTACGAGCAGGTTATATTCGTCAGCTAGCTGCAGGAATATATGCGTACCTACCACTTGGCAGAAAAGTATTACAACGCATTGAAAACATCATTCGACAAGAAATGGACAGATCTGATGCTCAAGAGTTATTAATGCCAGCCATTCAGCCTATTGAGTTATGGAAGGAATCTGGACGGAATGAAGTGTATGGCCCAGAATTGATGCGTATATCCGACCGTCATAATCGTGAATTCGCACTAGGACCTACACATGAGGAAGTTATTACTTCGCTAGTGCGTAATGAGATTAACTCATATCGTAAATTACCTGTGACACTTTATCAGATCCAAACGAAATTCCGAGACGAACGTAGACCACGCTTCGGATTACTACGTGGTAGAGAATTTTTGATGAAGGACGCTTACTCCTTTGATACAGATTGGGAAGGGCTAGATAATTCCTACCAAAGTATGTATGATGCATATCATCGAATTTTCACTAGAATAGGACTAAATTATCGTGCAGTAGAGGCTGATGCAGGAGCGATTGGAGGAGAGGGCGGTACACATGAATTTATGGCATTAGCTGACATCGGAGAGGACACAATAGCAGCATGTAGTAGTTGTGAGTACGCCGCGAACCTTGAGAAGGCGGAAGCTAGTAAGCAGACATCAACTTCAAACGTTCAGAATCCTTTACTAGTAACCGAACTAGAGCAGATTCATACTCCAAATACACGTACAATTGATGAACTCGTACAATTTTTACAGGTTGATTCAAGTCAAATATTGAAGACATTACTTTACATCGTAGATAATGCACCAGTCGCTGTTGTTGTTCGTGGTGATCATGATGTCAATGAGATTAAAGTATCACAGTATATGAGTGCAGAAACAATCATGTTAGCTGAAAAGGAACAAGTCGAGCAGTTCATCAAATCAGAAGTAGGGTACATTGGACCAATCGGCTTAAACATTCCAATTCTTATTGATGCAAGTGTACTTTCAATTCATGATGGCATAGCAGGAGCAAATGTAGCTAATTACCACTATCGTCATGTAAATGTGTCTCGCGATCTAGATCAGACTCATGTAGCAGATTTCCGTAATGTTGTCGAAGGAGATTCATGTCCACGATGTGAGCAAGGAACACTTCAACTACATCGAGGAATAGAAATCGGTCATGTCTTCAAATTAGGAACAAAGTATAGCGAAAAATTGTCAGCAACCTTTCTAGATCAATCTGGTAGAGATAAAGCAATGATTATGGGATGTTATGGTATTGGGGTATCCCGTATCCTTTCAGCGGTCGTGGAACAGCATCATGATGAACATGGAATCATTTGGCCAACGGCATTAACACCATATCACGTTCATATAATAGTTATTTCTACTAAAGACGAAATTCAAATGCAGTTAGTCCAGCAATTAGAGACACATTTAGAGAAACATGGGGTAGAAATACTTATTGATGACCGTGATGAACGACCAGGAGTTACATTCAAAGATTCCGATCTCATTGGTATTCCTTATCGCATTGTAGTTGGTAAAGATGCTATTCATGGTAATGTAGAGTGGGTAGAACGTAGAAGTATCACAAAAGAACTTATTTCTGCTGATGATGCAATTCAACGTGTAATCGGTAATATTTCAAGATAA
- a CDS encoding Cof-type HAD-IIB family hydrolase, translating to MNFIFDLDGTICFKGEPLSPFMVQAIERLEYNGHSIIFASARPIRDLLPILPQSMHHYPMIGGNGAFVVPSKLQISTTFFDPAITVTLLQLIAKYNADYLIDSSWDYAYYARKDYAIRNNLDPQQRAVNKPLDSLEGLVKVVILHSDNNKALLEELTTLPVVISKHGNENIIDISPQGIDKWAGIQALGIQPHDYIAFGNDANDLSMFAYAKYSVCVGDHPQLVELANEVILSDEEHVIRKIGELANSTLLTKMERI from the coding sequence ATGAACTTTATATTTGATCTTGATGGAACGATCTGCTTCAAAGGCGAACCTTTATCTCCATTCATGGTGCAGGCAATAGAAAGACTTGAATACAATGGACATTCTATTATATTTGCTTCTGCTAGACCAATACGTGATTTGCTACCAATCTTGCCACAATCTATGCATCATTATCCGATGATTGGAGGGAATGGGGCATTTGTCGTTCCCAGTAAGTTGCAGATTTCCACTACCTTTTTTGATCCTGCGATAACAGTTACTCTATTGCAACTTATTGCAAAATATAACGCAGATTATCTTATCGATAGTAGTTGGGACTATGCATATTACGCTAGGAAAGATTATGCCATCCGGAACAATCTAGATCCACAGCAAAGAGCTGTAAATAAACCATTAGATAGCTTAGAAGGTTTAGTTAAAGTCGTCATCTTACACAGCGATAATAATAAGGCTTTGTTGGAGGAACTTACGACGTTACCAGTAGTCATTTCGAAACATGGTAATGAGAATATTATCGATATTAGTCCACAAGGTATTGATAAATGGGCTGGAATTCAAGCGCTTGGAATACAGCCTCATGACTATATAGCATTTGGCAACGATGCGAATGATCTCTCGATGTTTGCCTATGCAAAATACTCGGTATGTGTTGGAGATCATCCTCAATTAGTAGAATTAGCTAATGAGGTTATCTTAAGTGATGAGGAACATGTAATAAGAAAAATTGGTGAGTTAGCTAATAGCACGTTACTAACGAAAATGGAACGGATTTAA
- a CDS encoding DNA-binding protein has product MSQQYSDHQLPKGLSQPAIRALLGANIRTLEDVSRHSSKELLQLHGFGPKGIRILQQSLDEEGLNFVSSKSNNGKTVNK; this is encoded by the coding sequence ATGAGTCAACAATATTCAGATCATCAACTCCCTAAAGGGTTATCGCAGCCTGCCATTAGAGCACTATTAGGTGCTAATATTCGAACACTAGAAGATGTTAGCCGTCATAGCAGTAAAGAACTATTGCAATTACATGGATTTGGGCCAAAAGGTATTCGCATTCTCCAACAATCACTTGATGAAGAAGGATTGAATTTTGTCTCATCAAAAAGTAATAACGGTAAGACTGTTAACAAATAA
- a CDS encoding SRPBCC family protein, with translation MLGHNEWITFEARHLGIRQQLTAKVVDYNYPNYFVDVMQKGAFKHLSHRHEFEPQINGTLVRDILHFQSPFGWIGSFIDAFILKYYMRSFLRYRQTSLKIFIENKEHKLL, from the coding sequence TTGTTGGGGCATAACGAATGGATTACATTCGAAGCTCGTCATCTCGGAATTCGGCAGCAACTTACCGCTAAAGTTGTAGATTATAATTATCCTAATTACTTCGTAGATGTCATGCAGAAAGGTGCATTCAAGCACCTTTCACATCGACATGAATTCGAACCACAAATTAATGGCACATTGGTTAGAGATATACTGCATTTCCAATCACCTTTTGGCTGGATTGGTTCATTCATTGATGCATTCATCCTCAAATACTACATGCGTTCATTTCTTCGCTACAGACAAACATCTCTAAAGATATTTATAGAAAACAAGGAGCACAAATTATTATAG
- a CDS encoding VOC family protein, which translates to MNRINLITLGVRNIKESLEFYRDGLGFETTVSEENPGIVFFNNGGTRLSLYSLEELAKDINEEQPPIATGFSGLTLAYNAKSQAEVDNIMKKAEAAGATIVKTPRLVFWGGYSGYFADPNGFYWEVAYSEHWKFDEQDMLIIE; encoded by the coding sequence ATGAACAGAATTAATCTAATTACACTTGGTGTGCGAAACATAAAAGAATCTTTAGAGTTTTATCGTGATGGATTGGGCTTCGAGACTACAGTAAGTGAAGAAAATCCTGGCATTGTATTTTTCAATAATGGCGGTACTAGGTTATCATTGTACTCATTAGAGGAGTTAGCTAAAGATATTAATGAAGAGCAGCCACCAATAGCAACTGGCTTCTCAGGCCTTACGTTAGCCTACAATGCTAAGTCTCAAGCAGAAGTAGATAACATTATGAAAAAGGCAGAAGCAGCGGGTGCAACGATTGTGAAAACCCCTCGTTTAGTATTTTGGGGAGGTTATAGCGGATATTTCGCTGACCCTAATGGTTTCTATTGGGAAGTTGCTTATTCGGAACATTGGAAGTTTGATGAACAGGACATGCTAATTATTGAATAA
- a CDS encoding VanZ family protein gives MKAKYPLILLIMYLLLLVYWMLFGFGRSPQLHYQYNLIPLTTIIEMFQLYPLFSKPLLINIIGNIIVFVPFGILLPILINKKLIFLLAIFLIGLTIMELSQLLLRRGSLDVDDYLLNSIGFLIGYVLFISNRTRITNSIN, from the coding sequence ATGAAAGCTAAATATCCTTTAATTCTATTAATCATGTATTTGTTGTTACTTGTTTATTGGATGCTCTTTGGGTTTGGTAGGTCTCCACAACTACACTATCAATACAATCTAATTCCTTTAACAACTATTATTGAAATGTTTCAACTTTATCCATTGTTCAGCAAACCACTCTTAATCAATATTATCGGAAACATTATTGTTTTTGTTCCGTTTGGCATATTACTTCCTATCCTCATTAATAAGAAACTAATATTTCTTCTAGCAATTTTTCTTATTGGATTAACAATAATGGAACTTTCCCAATTATTATTGCGTAGAGGTAGCCTAGATGTAGATGACTATCTTTTGAACAGCATAGGTTTCTTAATAGGATATGTATTATTTATATCGAATCGTACAAGGATTACAAACTCTATTAATTAA
- a CDS encoding RidA family protein: MTSSIEERLTSLNIELPKASNPAGKYTNFVMVNGLMFVSGKGPSGNPKGKLGSNYTTEEGYQFARNTGIELLAVLKDALGSLDKVKRVVKLQGFVNAEPSFEEHHKVLNGISDLMYDVFGDKGVHARSVFGAVSVRDNLPIIVDSIFEVELDVFNES; the protein is encoded by the coding sequence ATGACTAGCTCAATCGAAGAAAGATTAACGTCGTTAAATATCGAATTACCTAAAGCTAGTAATCCAGCAGGGAAATATACGAATTTCGTTATGGTTAATGGGTTAATGTTTGTATCTGGAAAAGGACCTAGCGGTAATCCTAAAGGCAAATTAGGAAGTAACTATACAACGGAAGAAGGTTACCAATTTGCTCGCAATACTGGTATAGAGTTATTAGCCGTATTGAAGGACGCATTGGGTAGTTTAGACAAAGTGAAAAGAGTTGTAAAACTTCAAGGGTTTGTCAATGCAGAACCATCCTTTGAAGAGCATCATAAAGTACTAAATGGTATTTCTGATCTCATGTACGATGTTTTCGGTGACAAAGGCGTACATGCTAGATCGGTATTTGGCGCTGTAAGTGTTAGAGATAACTTACCTATCATTGTAGATTCTATCTTTGAAGTAGAACTGGACGTTTTTAATGAAAGCTAA
- a CDS encoding VOC family protein, which translates to MIIGIHHVQITIPKGMEQAARLFYCEVLNLPEIEKPASLQGRGGFWVQVGDREVHIGSEDGVERNLTKAHIGYEVSDLTAIQNILIKQGITIVECVPIPGYERFEFRDPFDNRVECIQRLV; encoded by the coding sequence ATGATAATTGGAATACATCATGTTCAAATTACTATTCCTAAAGGTATGGAACAAGCAGCTAGACTCTTTTATTGTGAAGTTTTGAACTTACCAGAAATAGAGAAGCCCGCTTCCTTACAAGGTAGAGGTGGATTTTGGGTTCAAGTAGGTGACCGCGAGGTGCATATTGGTTCAGAAGATGGTGTTGAACGGAACCTTACAAAAGCTCATATCGGTTATGAAGTTAGTGACTTAACCGCAATCCAAAATATACTTATAAAACAGGGTATTACTATTGTTGAGTGTGTTCCGATACCTGGATATGAACGTTTTGAGTTTAGAGATCCATTTGATAATAGAGTTGAATGTATTCAGCGACTCGTCTAA
- a CDS encoding alpha/beta hydrolase has product MNPLKIHSKIIQAKVNIHYLDSKEDANLSLVPLLVCPGLSETAEEYEELLQEIWPRRGIVLSFRGRGLSESPIVGYDLVDHIEDIINVVQHAGLTHFHIYAYSRGVSYALGYIMNYPDYIHKVILQDYPPEHKDMGYNWVDDYYNNYIIPFKRTRNITREAVNGIGTESTSFKFTNYIDKEALIIRGTQEGTLIEPSHMEHYRTIFNHIDEVQFIHSGHDIRNSEKLKLYETIRRFLDI; this is encoded by the coding sequence GTGAACCCACTGAAAATTCATTCAAAAATAATTCAAGCAAAGGTAAACATTCATTACTTAGATTCGAAGGAAGATGCTAACCTATCGTTAGTACCACTCTTAGTATGCCCGGGTCTATCTGAGACTGCTGAAGAATATGAAGAACTTCTTCAAGAAATATGGCCTAGACGTGGCATTGTATTGTCGTTCAGAGGAAGAGGACTCAGTGAATCTCCAATTGTAGGCTATGACCTTGTTGATCATATCGAGGATATCATTAACGTAGTTCAGCATGCTGGATTAACTCATTTCCACATTTACGCTTATTCAAGAGGCGTTTCTTATGCGCTCGGCTATATCATGAATTACCCTGATTATATCCATAAAGTAATACTTCAAGATTATCCACCAGAGCATAAAGATATGGGTTATAACTGGGTTGATGATTATTACAATAATTATATTATTCCTTTTAAAAGAACAAGAAATATAACGAGGGAAGCAGTTAATGGAATCGGAACCGAATCTACATCGTTCAAATTCACTAATTATATTGATAAGGAAGCGCTTATTATTAGAGGGACACAAGAAGGCACACTAATCGAACCCTCTCATATGGAGCATTATAGAACAATATTCAATCATATTGATGAGGTTCAATTTATCCATTCTGGACACGATATTCGAAATTCCGAAAAACTAAAGTTATATGAAACTATCCGACGTTTTTTGGATATTTAA
- a CDS encoding GNAT family N-acetyltransferase, translating to MNNISIKQLSTAEEAEMMDTHFSIQFPWYCKSDYYHNCLQENGSGKRITLIAYFHNQLAGCCHLLYESKYPYFLHNNIPEINDLNVFPEFRRNKIASSLMDQCERIASRTGNIIGLGVGLYRDYGNAQRMYGKRGYILDGNGLTYNNEYVSPGHTFIVDDELIVYMVKSLNIADK from the coding sequence GTGAACAATATAAGTATTAAGCAACTTTCAACGGCAGAAGAAGCAGAAATGATGGATACACATTTTTCTATACAATTTCCTTGGTATTGCAAGAGCGATTATTACCATAACTGTCTACAAGAGAATGGGAGCGGCAAGAGAATTACATTAATTGCTTATTTCCATAATCAACTAGCTGGCTGTTGTCATCTATTATATGAATCCAAGTACCCGTATTTCCTACATAACAATATTCCAGAAATAAATGACCTGAATGTATTTCCAGAGTTTAGAAGAAATAAGATTGCAAGCAGCTTAATGGATCAGTGTGAGAGAATTGCATCTCGAACTGGGAATATAATAGGTTTGGGAGTCGGTTTATATCGAGACTATGGTAATGCACAAAGAATGTATGGTAAGCGTGGTTATATTCTGGATGGTAATGGTCTTACTTACAACAATGAGTATGTGTCGCCAGGTCACACATTTATCGTCGATGATGAACTAATAGTCTATATGGTGAAGTCATTGAACATAGCAGACAAATAA
- a CDS encoding PhzF family phenazine biosynthesis isomerase, which yields MRTHITVYHYDAFSTIPNKGNPAGVVLSEELLTEHQMQKIAYNVGFNETVFILKSEVAEVKLKYFTPGHEINLCGHATMASLYCLKTRGLLGDKNQIRIETNVGILEINFSMQNRILFIEMNQSPATFQPFNGDVDKLAQSIGLSNHDIDGSIPIVYGSTGTWTLLIPILRLDAFKRMNPSSNEFPQILLDNPRASIHPFCLETEHSDAFMHARHFSSPFSGTIEDPVTGTASGVMGAYYLKYMNREVDHFMLIVEQGQEIGRDGRVIVTAMRSDESINVSITGTAVFVKEMIIQL from the coding sequence ATGAGAACACACATTACTGTATATCACTATGATGCTTTTTCTACTATTCCGAATAAAGGAAATCCAGCAGGAGTTGTCCTGAGTGAGGAATTATTAACTGAACATCAGATGCAAAAAATAGCATATAACGTGGGATTTAATGAAACTGTATTTATATTGAAATCCGAAGTTGCAGAAGTAAAGTTGAAGTATTTCACTCCAGGACATGAAATAAATTTATGTGGGCACGCAACCATGGCATCACTTTATTGTCTAAAGACTCGAGGGTTGTTAGGTGATAAAAATCAAATTCGAATTGAGACTAATGTTGGTATACTTGAAATTAATTTTTCAATGCAGAATCGTATATTATTTATTGAGATGAATCAAAGTCCAGCTACTTTCCAACCATTTAATGGTGATGTTGATAAACTCGCTCAATCAATAGGATTATCTAACCATGATATAGATGGATCCATACCAATTGTATACGGCAGCACAGGTACATGGACGTTATTAATTCCTATATTGCGATTAGATGCCTTCAAAAGAATGAATCCATCGAGTAATGAGTTTCCTCAAATCTTATTAGATAACCCAAGAGCTTCAATACATCCATTTTGTTTAGAGACTGAACATAGTGACGCATTTATGCATGCAAGACATTTTTCATCACCCTTTTCTGGAACAATAGAGGATCCTGTGACAGGAACTGCTTCTGGAGTAATGGGAGCTTACTATCTAAAATACATGAATAGAGAAGTTGATCATTTTATGCTAATCGTTGAACAAGGACAAGAAATAGGAAGAGATGGCAGAGTCATCGTTACTGCAATGAGATCCGATGAAAGTATCAATGTATCTATAACTGGAACTGCTGTATTTGTCAAAGAAATGATTATTCAACTATAA
- a CDS encoding methyltransferase domain-containing protein has protein sequence MKNTYSFDTFEDKLKLIEIERLTKNVDNHSKTITSIFLNHGLIHSSKVLDVGCGTGAMLNLFAPMLPQVEFIGIDSSKDILTNLECKHQNNVTVLQAEATALPYEDNTFDFVYTRLVLMHNQHPENIIQEMRRVCKPNGTIICVDVDDETMIFYPFAHEFSELIRANVQYSKTNGTDRLIGRKLFSLYKSVGIDDVKVITDTSDFTGFYDEIPFPLRLAMGRNQAKHLVQEQLITEDQRIDLVRKVEIFCQDANRFYSGSFFYCIGTK, from the coding sequence ATGAAGAACACATATTCTTTTGATACATTTGAAGACAAATTAAAACTAATCGAAATAGAAAGACTAACTAAAAATGTTGATAATCACTCGAAAACGATTACGAGTATTTTTCTTAATCACGGATTAATTCATTCAAGTAAAGTTCTTGATGTTGGTTGCGGAACTGGTGCGATGCTAAATTTATTTGCTCCTATGTTACCACAGGTCGAATTTATAGGAATAGATAGTAGCAAAGATATATTAACAAACTTAGAATGTAAGCATCAGAATAACGTTACAGTATTACAAGCTGAAGCTACTGCACTACCATATGAAGATAATACTTTCGATTTTGTATATACACGCTTAGTACTAATGCATAATCAACATCCGGAAAATATTATTCAAGAGATGAGACGAGTTTGTAAACCTAACGGAACCATTATCTGTGTCGATGTTGATGATGAAACGATGATCTTCTATCCCTTTGCTCATGAATTTTCGGAGTTAATTCGAGCTAATGTACAGTACTCAAAAACGAACGGTACAGATCGTTTAATTGGAAGGAAGTTATTTTCTCTATATAAATCAGTTGGTATTGACGATGTGAAAGTTATTACCGATACAAGTGATTTTACTGGGTTTTATGATGAGATTCCATTCCCTTTACGATTAGCAATGGGTAGAAATCAAGCAAAACATCTTGTTCAAGAGCAATTAATAACGGAGGATCAACGTATTGACCTTGTCCGGAAAGTAGAAATTTTCTGCCAAGATGCTAATAGATTTTATTCGGGCTCATTTTTTTATTGTATTGGTACAAAATAA
- a CDS encoding inositol monophosphatase: MNGQIIKAARKLCESIIIQAGDIAKSKFDNYKGLEVKDEFGDVVTEVDHLTEQLIVSAIVTAFPNHQIHSEEIGDLGVPSDWLWLIDPLDGTNNFAISLPVYSTSITLLYRSEPVLGVIYEPMTNRLFIAEKDSGATCNGLPMLVNRNANIFRGNIGWIQGHKVQNDAVAVRLRHHIDVKFKRMMRLWAPTLQWCMLAKGDIDGIILYNSEGDDLYSGILMVKEPGGIVIDFDGNEFIGMNEEPYLIACHPDHKEELLRVVNESLH; the protein is encoded by the coding sequence ATGAACGGTCAGATTATTAAAGCGGCTAGAAAATTATGTGAATCAATCATTATTCAAGCTGGTGATATAGCAAAAAGTAAATTCGATAACTATAAAGGCTTAGAGGTGAAAGATGAGTTCGGAGATGTAGTAACAGAAGTGGATCATTTGACTGAACAATTAATTGTCAGTGCAATTGTAACAGCATTTCCAAACCATCAAATTCACAGTGAAGAGATTGGCGATCTAGGAGTACCAAGTGATTGGCTTTGGTTAATTGATCCGCTAGACGGAACAAACAACTTTGCAATAAGTCTTCCTGTATATTCTACGTCAATCACACTACTTTATCGATCTGAGCCCGTTCTTGGAGTCATCTATGAACCGATGACAAATCGATTATTTATAGCTGAGAAGGACAGTGGGGCAACATGTAATGGGTTACCAATGTTGGTTAATAGAAACGCTAATATATTCAGAGGGAATATTGGTTGGATTCAAGGTCATAAAGTACAAAACGACGCGGTTGCGGTTCGGTTGAGACATCATATTGATGTGAAATTCAAGAGGATGATGCGACTTTGGGCTCCAACACTGCAATGGTGTATGTTAGCTAAGGGAGATATTGATGGGATTATTTTATATAATTCCGAGGGTGACGACCTATATTCTGGGATTCTAATGGTTAAAGAACCTGGCGGAATCGTTATCGACTTTGACGGTAATGAATTTATAGGAATGAATGAAGAACCTTATTTAATAGCATGTCATCCAGACCACAAAGAGGAGCTATTAAGAGTAGTTAACGAAAGTTTACACTAA